One genomic region from Pecten maximus chromosome 5, xPecMax1.1, whole genome shotgun sequence encodes:
- the LOC117328225 gene encoding uncharacterized methyltransferase-like C25B8.10 isoform X1 has protein sequence MPRTLILMNLCRKLGFFRVIKRMSSTTVHTTANTGFVDGQNYNQGRPSYTEKAVSYIADLVTTGNVSYDVLELGAGTGKFTQKIISNLPQDVKYLATEPMDGFLDTLKELCPSVSTKLCTASDIPLPENSVGTVVAAQCFHWFASEESLAEIRRVLVPGGRFVMVWNNKDWNVPWVKDIETILSEFYGDTPRAVNRTWKTVIEKFTGFLCKEHILQEGIDFQGDRDFIVNHFCTISVIASLAEEEKEKVQQRMYQVLDSHEETTGKDIIKIPFQTEIYHSVKV, from the exons ATGCCACGAACTTTGATTCTAATGAACTTGTGTAGGAAACTTGGTTTTTTCAGAGTGATCAAGAGGATGTCATCAACAACTGTCCACACCACAGCCAATACGGGGTTTGTCGAC GGGCAGAATTATAACCAAGGTCGACCATCATACACAGAGAAGGCAGTGAGTTACATAGCAGACCTTGTAACTACAG gaaACGTGTCTTATGATGTTTTGGAACTTGGAGCGGGAACAGGAAAATTTACACAGAAAATCATCTCTAATTTACCACAG GATGTTAAATACCTAGCAACAGAACCCATGGACGGTTTCCTGGACACACTTAAAGAGCTATGTCCATCTGTAAGCACCAAGCTGTGTACTGCAAGTGACATTCCCTTACCTGAAAACTCTGTTGGT ACAGTGGTGGCTGCCCAGTGTTTCCATTGGTTTGCCAGTGAAGAGAGTCTTGCAGAAATTCGCCGTGTGCTTGTGCCAGGAGGCAGGTTTG TGATGGTTTGGAACAACAAGGACTGGAATGTGCCTTGGGTGAAGGACATTGAGACCATTTTGTCTGAATTCTATGGTGATACACCAAGAGCTGTCAACAGAACATGGAAAACTGTGATAGAGAAGTTTACAGGCTTTCTGTGTAAAGAACACATACTTCAGGAGGGAATAGACTTCCAG GGAGACAGGGATTTCATTGTGAATCATTTCTGTACTATAAGTGTCATAGCCTCGTTAGCAGAAGAGGAAAAAGAGAAAGTACAGCAGAGAATGTATCAAGTTTTAGACAGCCATGAAGAAACAACAGGGAAAGACATCATTAAAATTCCATTCCAAACAGAAATATATCACTCGGTTAAAGTTTAA
- the LOC117328225 gene encoding uncharacterized methyltransferase-like C25B8.10 isoform X2 — MPFILCHQGQNYNQGRPSYTEKAVSYIADLVTTGNVSYDVLELGAGTGKFTQKIISNLPQDVKYLATEPMDGFLDTLKELCPSVSTKLCTASDIPLPENSVGTVVAAQCFHWFASEESLAEIRRVLVPGGRFVMVWNNKDWNVPWVKDIETILSEFYGDTPRAVNRTWKTVIEKFTGFLCKEHILQEGIDFQGDRDFIVNHFCTISVIASLAEEEKEKVQQRMYQVLDSHEETTGKDIIKIPFQTEIYHSVKV, encoded by the exons ATGCCTTTTATTCTATGTCACCAGGGGCAGAATTATAACCAAGGTCGACCATCATACACAGAGAAGGCAGTGAGTTACATAGCAGACCTTGTAACTACAG gaaACGTGTCTTATGATGTTTTGGAACTTGGAGCGGGAACAGGAAAATTTACACAGAAAATCATCTCTAATTTACCACAG GATGTTAAATACCTAGCAACAGAACCCATGGACGGTTTCCTGGACACACTTAAAGAGCTATGTCCATCTGTAAGCACCAAGCTGTGTACTGCAAGTGACATTCCCTTACCTGAAAACTCTGTTGGT ACAGTGGTGGCTGCCCAGTGTTTCCATTGGTTTGCCAGTGAAGAGAGTCTTGCAGAAATTCGCCGTGTGCTTGTGCCAGGAGGCAGGTTTG TGATGGTTTGGAACAACAAGGACTGGAATGTGCCTTGGGTGAAGGACATTGAGACCATTTTGTCTGAATTCTATGGTGATACACCAAGAGCTGTCAACAGAACATGGAAAACTGTGATAGAGAAGTTTACAGGCTTTCTGTGTAAAGAACACATACTTCAGGAGGGAATAGACTTCCAG GGAGACAGGGATTTCATTGTGAATCATTTCTGTACTATAAGTGTCATAGCCTCGTTAGCAGAAGAGGAAAAAGAGAAAGTACAGCAGAGAATGTATCAAGTTTTAGACAGCCATGAAGAAACAACAGGGAAAGACATCATTAAAATTCCATTCCAAACAGAAATATATCACTCGGTTAAAGTTTAA